In the genome of Dermacentor silvarum isolate Dsil-2018 chromosome 1, BIME_Dsil_1.4, whole genome shotgun sequence, one region contains:
- the LOC119442486 gene encoding uncharacterized protein LOC119442486, with amino-acid sequence MSTKEAASSSASGTEPCNMSDYQTEERNEEQSYRVTKKADIRFNMMTFRYKKRNEVEGPPGQTIPPANQIQAQLEDGAEPSWFPWLRSPMQLLLFLVSGLLHFAMGLVVARSFLMPHFDDVSSKLASPPDSPPPNG; translated from the exons ATGAGCACCAAAGAAGCCGCCTCAAGCAGTGCGTCCGGCACAG AGCCATGCAACATGAGTGATTACCAAACAGAAGAGCGCAATGAAGAACAATCCTACAGGGTCACGAAAAA AGCGGACATTCGCTTTAACATGATGACTTTCAGGTACAAAAAGCG AAATGAGGTGGAAGGCCCGCCCGGCCAAACGATACCCCCGGCCAATCAGATCCAGGCTCAGCTCGAGGACGGCGCCGAGCCATCGTGGTTCCCTTGGCTGCGGTCGCCTATGCAACTGCTCCTGTTCCTCGTCTCCGGCCTGCTCCACTTCGCCATGGGGCTCGTCGTGGCGCGCTCGTTCCTGATGCCGCACTTCGACGACG TGTCATCGAAGCTGGCATCACCACCGGACAGTCCGCCCCCAAATGGATGA